In Lolium rigidum isolate FL_2022 chromosome 7, APGP_CSIRO_Lrig_0.1, whole genome shotgun sequence, the DNA window acttaatgcaattgtccgttgtttgcaacttaatacttggaggggttcggatgataacctcgaaggtggactttttaggcatagatgcggttggatggcggtctatgtactttgtcgtaatgcccaattaaatctcactatactcatcatgatatgtatgtgcattgtcatgctctctttatttgtcaattgcccaactgtaatttgttcacccaacatgcttgttcgtcttatgggagagacacctctagtgaactgtggaccccggtccaattctctttcatcgaaatacaatctactcgcaatacttgtttctacttgttttctctcgcaaacaatcatcttccacacaatacggttaatcctttgttacgagcaagccggtgagattgacaacctcatctgtttcgttggggcaaagtagcttggttgtgttgtgcgggttccacgttggcgccggaatctccggtgttgcgccgcactacatcccgccgccatcaaccttcaacgtgcttcttggctcctcctggttcgataaaccttggtttctttctgagggaaaacttgctgctgtgcgcatcataccttcctcttggggttgcccaacgaacgtgtgaaatacacgccatcaagtagCAATGACAAGGCCAGCTCCAACAGTTGCTAGTCCAACTCCATCAGTTGGTAGACCAGCTCCATCAGTTGCTAGACCAGCTCCATCACTTGCTAGACCAGCTTCATCTGGGTCAAGACCTGCCCTATCTGAGGCATCACTTGTAGCTCGTTGAGACAGCTTGAGCAACAAACTCTGGCTGATTTGGATGATGACTCTGACAGTGGAAGTGACTTTGAGATATATGACAGTGACTATGATGCAGAGGATGGAGATGATGATCTGTTCATTGATAATGTTGACAGCAGTGTGAATGACAACAATGAGAGAGCTGTGTTTGTAGAAACTGAAAATGAAGATGCACTAGATGATAGAGACCTCCATTTGGTAGATGATGAAAGGCAGCAGCTGCAGCCTAAAGTTCAAGGAATTCAATCCGAGAGGTTGACATGGACTCTCCTGTATTTAAAATAGGGATGAAGTTTGCGGACATAGAGGAGGTTAGACAAGCAGTCAATGCATACAGCATCAGGAACAGAGTGAAgataaggaaaataaaaaataacagAGCAAGAGTTCATGCAGTATGTGATGAAGGGTGTCCATGGTTTCTCAAGGTTGGCAGTGATTTTCAGAGATCAGGTGGTTTTGTGGTAACGTACCTATGAAGATGAGCACAGGTGTGAGAGAGTCTATGAAATGAGGGCACTTACTCGCTAGGTTTCTATGCAAGAAGTTCATTGATGAATTCAGGGACAACCAAAAAATGGATCCGCAAACATTTGTCGCTAAGGTGCAAAGAGAGTTCAACATGTGCCCCGACAGGTGGAAGCTTGGAAGAGCAAGAAAAGAAGCTCTGCTGGAAATCCATGGCAATGAGGAAGCACAATTCGAGTGTACTAAGGGATTATGGCCAAGAGCTAAAGAGAGCTAATCCAGGAAGCACATTCTTTCTATCAACTAATTCCGTCAAAGATCCAAGCAAGTGGAATTGTCAAGGAACATTTGGCAACAATGTATTGGTCTTATGATGCCCGCAAAAGAGGTTTTCTCGGTGGATGCGGGCCACTTATTTGCATTGATGGTTGCCACATTAAGACAAGGTACAAGGGAGTATCGTTAACTCGCAGCTTGGCATTGACCCAAATGATCGCATTTTTCCCATTGCTATGGGCATGGTTGAGGTAGAATGCACAAGTGCATGGGAGTGGTTTCGACAACCTTGAGGGATGACTTGAACATTAGTAACACATCTTGCTGGACTATAATGAGTGATAGGCAGAAGGGATTGATTAATGCAGTTCAGAAGGTTTTCCCTGATGCTGAGCATAGATTCTGTGTTAGGCATATGATTCAAAATTTCCAGAAGGCAGGCCATAGAGGAGAGACACTTAAGAATGACATGTGGGCAATTGCTAGATCAACCAACATTCCAAAATGGCAAAAAAATATGGACAAACTGAAAGTGGACAGTGAGCAAGCATATGAGTGGGTAGAAGAACTTCAACCAAACACTTGGATCAAAGCATTTTTCTCAGATTTTTGCAAGTGTGACATGCTGCTGAATAACCACTCTGAAGTTTTCAACAACTATATATTGGCAGCTAGAGAAAATCCTGTGTTGTCAATGCTTGACATGCTATTCCACAAGCAGATGCAGAGAAACTTGTCCAAACAGATGGATGCAGCAAAATGGCATGGAAGGATCTGTCCTAAAATTAAGAAGAAAATGGACAAGTTAACTGAATGGAGTTTGAACTGCATTGTTAAACCAGACAGGAAATCACCTATTCTCTCGTCCAATCTCATGAGCTGGAAAGAAGTTACCGTGTTGACTCGAAGGGGAAAACATGTGATTGTAGAAGATGGCAATTAACGGGTATACCATGTCATCATGCCATTGCTTGTTGCGGAACGGATAGGAAAAATCCTGAATCCCTTGTGCACAGTTGTTACACTGTTGATACATACAAGAGAGCATATAGCTTCAACTTGGTCCCACTTAGAGGAAGAGTATTCTGGGAAAAAGTCAGTGCACCAGCTGTGCATCCACCTCTGTTCACAAAGGTTATGCTTTTTATGGCAAAGGCAACCTCTTACCATTTTGTCTTAATCTCTGCAGAGCATATTCCCCCAAGCACCTGACCCACGACTAGACCCTTCCAATACACTGGATAACATGGTGTACATGATGGGCCAAGAGGTATACAATTTAATTTTCTCGCAACTCGTCTCCGAGTGAATAATTCATGACGAGTTAATTAATCGTAAAATGGAAAATGCGAGCAGCAAACAATGTACCACCTGCTAGAGTGCAACAACCACTACCAGAGAGTGATTTTGTGGTAGAAGCTAGAGAAAGCATCCCTGTAGGAAGGCACAATTTAACTACAgcaacaagaagaggaagagcagCAACTGCAACAAGGGGAAGGGGTGCATCAACTGATTCAGAAAGAGGAAGATGAAGGGGGAGAAGTACTAACACAGGAAGAGCAACAAGGGGAAGGGGAACATCAACTGATGAACAAAGAGGGAGAGGAAGGGGGAGATCTACCAGAAAAAGATCAGCTGAAGCAAGCACAAGTGGATCCGCACACCAAGTtgccgagaggaagatcaagaagAGGCTATGCAACGAGGCCCTGGCAAGTGTGTATTACATGTGTTTTGGTGATGacaggattgacctcaatgcattTCCGGACTTGAATGAACAAATCGATGCGGATGACAATGCACATGAGATGCCTTTGAGTCAAAATGCACCATCCACAGCTGACAACTAGCAGCACATTGCTTCATTTATGTACTCGAACAATGCATGAGATGAACTTGTTTTATGGTTATTTATCGAACAATGCATATGGCATTGCTTCATTTATGTACTCGAACAAACCATGAGATGAATTTGTTTTCACGGTTATTTATCGAACAATGCATATGATATTGCTTCATTTATGTACTGAAGAAACCATGAGATGAACAATGCCATTTCAGTAAGCAGCCAACCTCAAGGAAATTTTATTTCATCATATAAACAGTACAAGTTGACTCAATGAAAGCCCCTCATCAAAGCAGAAAGAACATACAAGGCTACACAACTAGCTACAATTATGAGAAACAAGAACTCTCTCCTATATCTATTTCTAAGCTCCTCCCTATGTTCTATTTGCATAGCCTTCTTCTCTGCCTTCCTCTTCCTTACTTCATCCTCTAATTCATTCAATCTCATTAAAAGGAGCATATTTTCTTCCTCAATTTCCCTCACATTCAATCTTCTATGATGCACCTGGTTTACATCTTCTATTTTATCCTACAAAAGAGCAATTTTCTCTACATTTTCAGACAACAAGTGACATAAATTGCAAGGTGACCAAAACAGAGCAATGCCTGGTAGTACACGGCGAATAGAGAAATTACCTGCTGATGCCTGGTAGTCCTTGTGCTCGACGACGTCCTCCTCGGCGATGCCTGGTAGTACACGACGGAGGTCTCCTTCCACTCCTCCTCCGCCCACGTGCTTCCTCCACCGCTACCGCCGGCATCGACGGCCGACGCGCCCCCTTTCGGCGCCATCGCCTCCGGTGACCTTGCAGACAACACTCCATCGCCCAGCActacgtcgccgtcgccgtgcaaatcgccgccgccgtcgccgtctacGACCTAGCTTGGTTGGGGACGAAACAGAGAAGCAACAGGGGATGGACCAAAACACGCTACAGCAATTTTCCAGGGGGGCATTAGCAAAACCGTGCACGAGCGACAAGAACCACCTGGCGTCCACGCGTCGCCTCCTGATTGGTCAGGACCAAACCATCACGCAAATGACAAGTTTGTGGACGGCGGTCTCACTATTTGCAAGATGGTGGACCAAACTATCACATTGGGTGCAAGATGGTGGACTTCGGGTGTAATTTACTCTTTCCTTTTCATGTCTATTTTCCATCCGTTTGTGTTCACGCTTGGGTGACCATCGACGCCACTGTACGGTGTCCCTGCTGCATCTCCTGAGAACTGAATTGGGCGAAAAGAGATGCATACATGCAGTTTACTTCAGGTTTATCACTGAGAAGTGAAAACGACATAGCGCTGTTCAGTGCAGCAGGTTTAGCGGATTTCTACAGCGAAAATTGCGGTATAGTCAACTGCCGACTGCCGTGCTCCCGACGGCGACAACAGTACTGCTGCTGCGCCATTTCCCCCCCCCCCTTCTCCTCCGCCGGAATTTTACCAAAACAGGCATTAGAAAAAGGCATAGGTTCACCTGGAAACTCTTTTGATGGCGATGTCGCTGTCGATCAACGCCTACTTAGTAATCTTAACCCAATGAATCTATCGATCCTTAAGGAGGCAGTTGGCGGTTTCCGGACGTAAAACATGATTGACGCGGTCTCACGAGTCGAAAAGGCAGTAAGAGGTTCCTTTTTTTCATCGGTTTGCCATGGTGTAAGTAAGACTACTGATGATATATGCGATTGCACAAAGACACGCAAACGAACAGGCTCTGATCGTCATGTCACCCTGTAATTACAACTTGATCGAGATAAGGGGAATACATCCACAATACTAGTTGCTACTGCTGTAGTAGAGTAATATTTTCCCCCAAAACGGTCGTACTTGGaatagttaatttttgacaacccGATGGagcaatagtccaaaagaatttgcaTCGTCAACAGTGGCCGTGGTTGCGTCAGGTTATCAGGAGAGAGGACCATGGCTAGATCTCGCTATTAATACCGGGCCCATCGTGTTCGATATTGCCACTCTCTGCTCTATCTTTCTCGCCTGTTCCTCAGCTCGGGCGCGATCGATCTTGAGGTTGTTGATAAGCTAAGACGAAATGAGCAGCTCGATGAGCATGGTGGAGGCGAGGCTGCCGCCGGGGTTCCGGTTCCACCCGAGGGACCACGAGCTCGTGCTGGACTACCTCTGCCCCAAGCTCTCCGGCAGGCGCAGCGGCGGTGGCGTGGATATGGTGGACGTCGACCTCAACAAGTGCGAGCCGTGGGAGCTTCCAGGTACGATCTGTCCCTTGCACCATGTATGTAGGAACAATGGAGTCCCCGCAGCCAAAAAATAGGAGTACAAGTAGCAGATTATATCGAGTAGAAAGGCAAAAAGAAACGTCTGAAAAAATATGGCTTCGCCCGGGTTCGAACCGGAGACCTTCAGTGTGTTAGACTGACGTGATAACCAACTACACCACGAAACCTTGATGTCCTGTAGAAACTTTGATTCTATATATTATGAGTATCCCATCTTGATTCTGGTCTCACCATCGTCGTTTTTGAATGCGCTCGGCTCGACAACATCGCGCAGACGCGGCGTGCGTGGGCGGCAAGGAGTGGTACTTCTTCAGCCTGCACGACCGCAAGTACGCGACGGGGCAGCGCACCAACCGCGCCACGCGCTCCGGCTACTGGAAGGCCACCGGCAAGGACCGCGTCATCACCGGCGCCGGCGGCACGGTCGTCGGCATGCGCAAGACGCTCGTCTTCTACCGAGGGAGAGCCCCCAGGGGAACCAAGGAGGAGTGGGTCATGCACGAGTTCCGCGCCGAGGAGGGCTGCCCGGCGGTTCGTCGGCGGCTCGCCGACGCCGACCACGGCTGGTTGCCGTCTCCTCTTAGGGTATGCCGCCTGCTCCTACACTTGCATGCTATTCATGAGACGAATCAGATGAGTTGCATGCTCCTGCAGCCATTCTATGCCACTACCATTTGTTTTGCGTGACTAGGATGGAGAGTTTTGACCGGAATAGGTTGGAGCCTTAGTTTTTGTCTTGTGTAGAGAAAGGAAGCTTCGTCTTTTGACAGCTAGAAAATATTTTCATCACATTCAGGCTCTACGTAGGTGCTGCCTGCTCTCCCTGATATGAAGATAAACTTAACTAGCTATCTATGCGTCGATATATATGTGCCACTTGCCAATCATTATAGGTGACCTAGTCTTATCGAAATGCAAACATGGTACACACATACACATATCACCAAGGTTCCAAAGGTTTTGTTTAAGCCAACGTCCAGCCCAAGGTTGTTCGTGTGAGCTCCATCGCCATACATCAGCGGCATTAAACAACACAACACTGCGTGTACTAAATTGGTTATTTTATATCATTTGACTTTCTTTGTCCTCAATTTGACTTCTTCTTTTTTGACTGGAGAAAATACAGTTAAATTGTCGGTAAAAACTGTCAATGGAATCTCAAGTTTCCAATTTCTTTTGCCAGTGTACTTCCTCTGTCGCCTGTTAAGGACACATGACAATCATGGCTCCTCATGCACGGTCAAAACAGATCAGTACTCGGAAAAAATAGAGATTATTAGTTCCATATCAAGGCCAACATGCAACAGGGCACTTGTTTGAGTGTCCATGCATCAAATTCAAAGTGCTAAGATGAAAATATTCGGTGCAGGAGGACTGGGTGCTGTGCAGGGTGTTCTACAAAAGCACGGCCGCCGCTCCAAGACCGGCCTCCGACGAGTCATCAGGTTCGCTCAGCAGCGACCTCGGCGTAGCACCGGCGCTGCAGGCCCCTATCAATGCCGCCGTTGGCTACAGGCAGCAAGACTCCACCGGCCCCCTACCGGCAGCGCAGCATtggcccgccgcgccattgccgtTCCAGAGCTTCAGGGACCTGCTAGGCGACATGGTGCAAGGCAGCGGCGGTGACCCTCAGACGGACTGGAGCGTCGACGACTCCGGCTACACGCGGCAGGGTGGCATGTCGCAGAGTTGGAACGCGTTCTGAGCCGCTGGGCTCTCCTAGGTAGCACGTGCAGTACACTCGGTCGTCAGTTCTATACTCTAGCAGTGTGATCATATCAGTTACTCCGTATATTAGTTTTAGTGCAGGCATTGGTACCCACTGTAGAAATGGATTGTTGTAGCAGCACCAAAATTACTGTATTGTACAtaacattttttttttctaaCATGGGATGTATATTACCTAGGCATAGTTGCTTGCATACATGCGTCGTCTAAGGGTGTGTTTGATTGTGCTAACTTTTGGCTTTCCAGACTTACAAGCCAACAAtccaactaaatatttgttttctTCTTGGTAAGGGCGCTTAATTACTTATACGGTACCATCACGCAGGTATAATTTATAATATGTTATACACGGACTCTCATAACAAGGGTGTCCAAAGAGGTAACAGTCCAAAAGAAAGGTAAAACAAAAAGGTGAATACAAGAATCATATAGAGCTCATACAATGGTGTTGGACGGTCCATCGGTAGGTCCATCGGTAGATCACATTGTCATCCATGTGGGATAAAACAACTGTGTGGACATCTTCATACCCATGTATCGATTCTTCGGCGTTTCATGTATCGATTCTCCGGCGTTATAGAAACGACCACGGATAAAGAAAATGAACACAACGATATATGACTTGCATATGAGAAAAAATTATGATTAAAAACCTTGCTATTCCAACCTTGCACTGACAAGGCAGCCTCTAGGCTAATTCCATGGTTGTGCATATTCTTCGATCGTGCTGGTTGTGCAGCCTTTGTAAAATCCATCCCATAGCTGTCCcatcttcctttttttttgagcGTTAGCTGTCCCATCTTCCTAATCATGACAATCAAGGTGGACAAACCATCCTCGGGGCTTTCGACAAAAACAAGGTGTGGTATTCTTTGGGCTTGCAAGGCTTTACTGGTGGTCAATGCCAGGTTGGTTGGGCAAACATGTTTCCCCAAGGGCCTTGGGGGCCTCAGTATCCTTGACCTCGAGAAGCTTGCTAGGGATCTCCAGTTTAAATTTCTATGGCTCGAATGGGCGGTCTCGGATAAGCCATGGGTCAGACTTTTGACTCCAAATGACGATATCGACATGCAAATCTTCAGCGCGGCAACAAGGGTCAGCATTAAGGATTGCATGAAGGCCTCTTTGTGGTCCTCTTCATGGCTTAATGGACAAACTCTGCAGTCGATTTCTCCAAGGATTTTAGATGTCTGTAAGCCAAAGAAAGATTGCATTCATGATGCCCTAGATAGCTCTAGATGGATCACCTACTAGATCGGCCTAACGGGATCAGTTCCTCGGGGCTACAACCTTCTCTTAAGAAAATATAGTTTGGAAGACCTAGGACCCACTGAAGTGTCGCCTCTTCacctacactacaagaaaagttgccatggccgacgaagttgaagtcgcgccgtggttgctggtgtaccatggccgacgatttttggtccctccgtggtgcatgtcaaaactttttttttctcgtttttgaggccacctagcccgacgaaagcggccaaaacgtcgcgtatggtggcccgggacgtggtgcatctcgaaatctcgggttcgccagccgagtcaacgcaaatccgcaccgccgagggatgtagggcccagatggcagcctctatggcattgttttttttctcgatcgcgccatctcgttcaacgttctccgatcgagccgtttacgatgcaggatcatgggtcccgcatgtcatcctctatgaaccaaaattctttctattcttggattttttttgaccccccgatttccggctacttcctttttcttttgatcccttgccgccttggaaacgttgagaccgccgctcgctaaatgggacccgcatgtcatcctctatgtgcaatcaactttattttcttggagtttttattggcacctcaaatttggtcacttgcctttttctttcgatcccctgccgcctctcaaacggtgataccgctgctgctaa includes these proteins:
- the LOC124679411 gene encoding NAC domain-containing protein 21/22-like is translated as MSSSMSMVEARLPPGFRFHPRDHELVLDYLCPKLSGRRSGGGVDMVDVDLNKCEPWELPDAACVGGKEWYFFSLHDRKYATGQRTNRATRSGYWKATGKDRVITGAGGTVVGMRKTLVFYRGRAPRGTKEEWVMHEFRAEEGCPAVRRRLADADHGWLPSPLRPKEDWVLCRVFYKSTAAAPRPASDESSGSLSSDLGVAPALQAPINAAVGYRQQDSTGPLPAAQHWPAAPLPFQSFRDLLGDMVQGSGGDPQTDWSVDDSGYTRQGGMSQSWNAF